One part of the Rutidosis leptorrhynchoides isolate AG116_Rl617_1_P2 chromosome 1, CSIRO_AGI_Rlap_v1, whole genome shotgun sequence genome encodes these proteins:
- the LOC139850084 gene encoding uncharacterized protein: MSSVSDFSTDQVFNNREELNEWVKKMARLHSQVIITKRSKTQNGYLVKIVFMCERGGVYESHAYATRLTNDELRLVDDMADVLTYLHDVWLNKYAHMFVSVATDKSLNFENSTTNRVESQHAKVKSYLGSSQSKLDRFVPIIDNVVKSQVHIIKESFERSRIFRWKKYDHPSFQLLWNLVSLEAIKKIYVELGRLNRLEVTSGNCGCQLRSCFGLPCEHELASYLNAGMCIPLESIDSFWKILSFPSCISTHDENFHFDLDLDMLFHIQEPVVHTNTRGRPSLKMQKQKALLDHEPARHSSYAQDRFNKSEPTIHSSYAQDRFDRPEPGRHSSYAQDWFDRPEPAKQSSYAQDWFDKPEWNQEPVRDSSYVHPSIFSDPLLNEIPVMFRPYVTNIHNVRGDGNCGFRSVASSLGRHENCWSQIRSELLEEIRMHHATYVNIFGEVELKQIYNIIDLPLNTPATSHYWMILPLMGFLIASRYNVVLLFLSNEQDTTCLPLWSSPPVVQPHSVCVIARVHGNHFVKVDLVGDYPVPPTHPQWNYYKNDAEWERLYKNQQDRYHQLRRSNFKSPSFVALSDSD, translated from the exons ATGTCAAGTGTTTCAGATTTTTCCACCGATCAg GTGTTTAATAATCGTGAAGAATTAAATGAATGGGTGAAAAAGATGGCACGTTTGCATAGTCAAGTTATAATCACCAAAAGATCAAAAACACAAAATGGTTACTTGGTCAAAATTGTATTTATGTGTGAGCGTGGCGGAGTGTACGAAA GTCATGCTTATGCAACGCGATTGACTAATGATGAGCTTCGTTTAGTTGATGATATGGCAG ATGTTCTGACATACCTTCATGATGTATGGTTAAACAAATATGCTCACATGTTCGTATCAGTGGCGACTGATAAATCACTCAACTTTGAAAATTCAACCACTAATAGGGTTGAGAGTCAGCATGCAAAGGTGAAATcatatttgggttcctcgcaatcaAAATTGGATAGATTTGTGCCGATTATTGATAACGTCGTAAAGTCGCAAGTTCATATAATCAAAGAAAGCTTTGAGCGAAGCAGAATTTTTCGGTGGAAAAAATATGACCATCCAAGTTTCCAACTATTATGGAATTTGGTTTCCCTTGAGGCTATAAAAAAAATCTATGTTGAACTTGGTCGTCTCAACAGGCTTGAAGTAACAAGTGGGAATTGTGGCTGTCAGTTGAGGTCGTGTTTTGGGCTACCGTGTGAGCACGAACTTGCAAGTTATTTAAATGCAGGTATGTGTATTCCACTAGAGTCGATTGATAGTTTCTGGAAAATACTTTCTTTTCCTTCTTGCATATCAACGCACGATGAAAATTTTCATTTTGACCTTGATTTGGACATGCTATTTCATATTCAAGAACCTGTTGTTCATACTAATACGCGTGGGCGTCCAAGTTTGAAGATGCAAAAGCAAAAGGCATTACTGGATCATGAACCCGCTAGGCATAGTTCTTACGCACAAGATAGGTTTAATAAATCGGAACCTACCATACATAGTTCTTATGCACAAGACAGGTTCGATAGACCGGAACCTGGCAGACATAGTTCTTACGCACAAGACTGGTTCGATAGACCGGAACCTGCCAAACAAAGTTCTTATGCACAAGATTGGTTCGATAAACCAGAATGGAACCAAGAACCCGTCAGAGATAGTTCTTACGTACACCCGTCAATTTTCTCTGATCCGTTATTGAATGAAATTCCAGTTATGTTTCGACCCTACGTAACGAACATACACAATGTACGCGGTGACGGGAATTGCGGATTCAGATCAGTAGCTTCATCTCTTGGTCGCCATGAAAATTGTTGGTCGCAAATTAGAAGTGAGTTGCTAGAAGAAATAAGAATGCATCATGCAACATATGTTAATATTTTTGGTGAAGTTGAATTGAAACAAATTTATAATATAATTGATCTTCCACTAAATACTCCTGCAACTTCACATTATTGGATGATTTTGCCGCTAATGGGTTTCTTAATTGCTTCAAGGTACAATGTGGTTTTGTTGTTCTTGAGCAATGAACAAGATACGACATGTTTACCGCTTTGGTCCAGTCCACCCGTGGTACAACCACATTCTGTGTGTGTAATTGCTCGCGTACATGGTAATCACTTTGTAAAAGTCGATTTGGTAGGAGATTATCCGGTACCTCCAACTCATCCACAATGGAATTACTATAAAAATGACGCAGAATGGGAACGTCTTTATAAAAATCAACAAGATAGGTATCATCAACTTAGACGTTCCAATTTTAAATCTCCGTCTTTTGTAGCTCTTTCCGATTCCGATTAA